One Gossypium hirsutum isolate 1008001.06 chromosome A11, Gossypium_hirsutum_v2.1, whole genome shotgun sequence genomic window carries:
- the LOC107923924 gene encoding LOW QUALITY PROTEIN: zinc finger protein VAR3, chloroplastic (The sequence of the model RefSeq protein was modified relative to this genomic sequence to represent the inferred CDS: inserted 1 base in 1 codon): protein MATLQNFLSSSLTYNLPKKMSSSAFLHLSTSIIRARNPLFLPFSSPPALSLRFHRYTSSTAALDTLNANTVSAEPQSHPWPEWVTFIDRLKSKGYFVEANNTVTSDAGNDYKDMNFVKDACISFARDRFDLFKLLSTDDIETVVGSGCPNVLRKSVNSAKRLRAYVHLDEGDVCGACNLRGSCDRAYVILKESEAAARTVDIVRILLSYALDPLVISEREKPPGREHIDASARNLLSDLTKLSETSCDAEIPKPAAKARPRKEXQISGNDDAEFKNVEMKRGDWMCPKCNFLNFSRNLQCLKCKEGGPKNVRGEEIEMKKGDWLCSECSFMNFSRNTRCLKCKAEGPKMVATDDVQMKKGDWNCPGCGFMNFASNRKCLRCKEARPKRQLNPGEWECPSCDFLNYRRNQVCLKCKHERPEEATNEYDEHTWKRPQRS, encoded by the exons ATGGCCACATTACAAAATTTTCTTTCATCATCTTTGACATACAATCTACCAAAGAAAATGTCATCTTCAGCTTTCTTACACCTGAGCACCTCTATCATACGTGCTCGCAATCCcctctttcttcctttttcttcccCGCCCGCCCTCTCCCTCCGCTTCCACCGTTACACTTCCTCTACCGCCGCCCTCGACACACTTAACGCCAACACCGTTTCCGCTGAGCCTCAATCCCACCCCTGGCCCGAATGGGTCACTTTCATTGACAGATTAAAGTCCAAAGGTTACTTTGTTGAAGCTAATAATACTGTCACTTCCGATGCTGGCAATGATTATAAGGACATGAATTTTGTGAAAGACGCTTGTATTAGCTTTGCTCGTGACCGTTTCGATCTTTTCAA ATTGTTATCTACTGATGATATTGAAACGGTTGTGGGGAGTGGATGTCCTAATGTTTTACGAAAATCCGTTAATTCAGCTAAAAGGTTGAGAGCCTATGTTCATCTCGACGAAGGGGAT GTTTGTGGTGCTTGCAATCTGCGTGGTTCTTGCGATAGAGCTTATGTGATACTAAAGGAATCTGAAGCAGCTGCTCGTACTGTGGACATCGTGCGTATATTATTATCTTATGCCCTTGATCCCCTTGTTATTTCGGAGAGAGAGAAACCTCCTGGTAGAGAGCATATTGATGCATCTGCAAGGAATCTACTTTCAGACTTGACAAAATTGAGTGAGACGTCATGTGATGCTGAAATTCCTAAGCCTGCTGCTAAAGCTCGTCCTCGGAAGG AACAAATTAGTGGCAATGATGATGCAGAgtttaaaaatgttgaaatgaaGAGAGGAGATTGGATGTGTCCCAA ATGTAACTTTTTGAACTTCTCTAGAAATCTGCAATGCCTAAAATGCAAAGAAGGTGGCCCTAAAAATGTTCGTGGAGAAGAAATTGAGATGAAGAAAGGAGATTGGCTTTGCTCAGA GTGCAGTTTCATGAACTTTTCTAGAAATACAAGGTGCTTAAAGTGTAAAGCAGAGGGTCCAAAGATGGTTGCTACAGATGATGTTCAAATGAAGAAAGGGGATTGGAACTGCCCAGG GTGTGGATTTATGAATTTTGCGAGTAATAGGAAATGTTTACGCTGCAAAGAGGCAAGGCCCAAGAGACAGTTGAATCCTGGAGAATGGGAATGCCCTTC ATGTGATTTCTTGAATTATAGAAGGAACCAGGTTTGTCTAAAGTGCAAACATGAGCGCCCTGAAGAAGCAACAAATGAGTATGATGAGCACACATGGAAGAGACCTCAGCGGTCCTAA